Proteins encoded together in one Pseudomonadota bacterium window:
- the plsY gene encoding glycerol-3-phosphate 1-O-acyltransferase PlsY: MFTSVLYITISYLIGSIPIGVILSKLKGKDPRKIGSGNIGATNVMRAAGKTIGIITLLGDITKGFVPTILAVYYEEPKMLITAIGIASFLGHLYPVFLKFKGGKGVATALGVYLAISPLAILINAIIFILVLLKWRYVSLGSLAGTGIMPLTLYILKVPQAYIYLSFIIGVLIFIKHRDNIKRLLEGKENKISF, encoded by the coding sequence ATGTTCACAAGTGTGCTCTATATAACAATCTCATATCTTATTGGCTCAATACCGATAGGCGTAATCCTTTCAAAATTAAAAGGCAAGGACCCAAGAAAAATTGGCAGTGGAAACATAGGGGCTACCAATGTGATGAGGGCGGCGGGGAAGACTATAGGCATAATTACACTTTTAGGTGATATCACAAAAGGTTTTGTTCCAACCATATTGGCAGTGTATTACGAGGAACCAAAAATGCTCATAACAGCCATAGGGATTGCTTCTTTCCTCGGTCATCTCTACCCTGTATTTTTAAAGTTTAAAGGCGGCAAGGGCGTTGCAACGGCCCTCGGTGTTTACCTTGCAATCAGCCCTCTCGCAATATTAATAAATGCCATCATCTTTATACTCGTTCTTCTCAAATGGCGTTATGTTTCCCTCGGTTCCCTTGCCGGTACTGGGATTATGCCACTTACCCTCTACATATTAAAGGTACCGCAGGCATACATCTATCTTTCATTTATCATAGGTGTTTTGATATTCATAAAACACAGAGACAATATAAAGAGGCTCCTGGAGGGAAAGGAAAATAAAATCAGCTTTTAG
- the rpmB gene encoding 50S ribosomal protein L28 has product MARVCEICGKGKQIGNNVSHANNKTKREWLPNLQSVHVIQNGVKKRIKVCTKCIKKGSIQKALSCRDRSLPGH; this is encoded by the coding sequence ATGGCAAGGGTATGTGAGATATGTGGGAAGGGTAAGCAGATTGGCAATAATGTGAGTCACGCAAATAACAAGACAAAAAGGGAGTGGCTTCCTAATTTACAGAGTGTGCATGTAATCCAGAACGGTGTCAAAAAAAGAATAAAAGTTTGCACCAAATGTATCAAAAAGGGCAGCATTCAGAAAGCCCTCTCCTGTCGGGATAGGTCATTACCTGGGCACTGA